CAGGCGGAGTGGGTGCCGTCCCGGGCAACACCCAAGCTCGCCCGAGGCGCCAGTTCCCGAGAGTCCcgatgggaagcctaagatgtacatcaagttctgtccctgcccgaacacgcccgaatattcaccttcggccaacctcggatttatttatatatatttatatttatctgtttattttaatgtagctatactaacctaactaaccatccattttgttttaaaatgtttaatgtagttaatctaaccgaccacttttaatatttgaattcaaacAGATCCCGAGGTTTGCCTAAGGTGAATATTCaagcgtgttcgggcagggacagaactttatgtacatcttaggcttctcagtCCCGACAGCCACTCGCTGGGACTCGCGAGGATACAGAAGGCGAGTAGCGAGCCTCTACATTTACTTGTTTCCATTGGCTTTGAGACGACAGGCAGTAACCTGAATTCCAGTGTGAAACGCGCGATGGAGAAAGACATTATGCGCTGTTAAGTAGTTTCGAGAGTATCCGTCGTAGAGTTTTAATAGTAATGCGATTCAATAGGCCAAAATACATTCACTTGTTTAACTTTGATATTGTATTATTTTGCTACCCTGGAAAATGGTCTAAAAAGGATTACTGCTTAAAATGAGGAaactttatttcttgtaatcAATACAGTTCAACTTTGTTCCCAGGGTCATTGTCTGCCCACGGCCAATGCTTCATAAAACCCCGAAGGGAATTTGTGGTTCAAATACAGCATTGTCAATATATCCATCCATATCAATTTGCAATTGTATAATAAATGCTTTACAAACACCCACTATTTTGCTGACTTCCAGACTCTTAAAAAACCacaaatctaaaaataaattttagtgttCTCATATCAAATGCAAAAATTACCATCTCAATAAATGTATGCCCAAgcataaaagtaattaaaataaaatttattagctAACGAGGAAACATtcctaaaataaatatgattaacATTTGCATCCTTCTAAGcatattttagcaattttttcaaataattctgGCCCCAAAACCATTAAATGACGTGTAAGAATGTTACTTGCCAGAATTTACTCATTGTGAAAACATCAAGATAGGAGGCTGACATCCATAATGTCAGTCGGTTTTCAGTTCGATAGGTATTAGGTTCGAGtcctgggtaaggcatgggtgtgaaTTTGTGCTGTCCAAAATTCGTGACCATAATACACCAATGCCATTAAATGtcaaataatataaatgttaatttattaaaattaatgaggTAATGGTAAACCTTGGTCCGGCCATATTAATATATTACTTGAAGTTTTCAGAAATTTAATTTCCATACATAATTCTTTCCTCAAATAATTGGGATTTTTTTGCATGTATTCGCCTTTAACAACATCGACTTTAACGAGTTATTAGTTcacataaattaataattacctcccccaaaataaacaaaatttgcaGAATAGGTCATTATGAATCCCatgatgtatataaatataataaataactatCACTTTGtcacaatattataaaaaataatatttgcatgCTTCGTCTTATATCTAGTGATAACAGTGGTGATCATCAATATAAATGTTATTAGAAATCACTGAAAATGAATCATTTCGAGAGCAACTATTGGGATCATTCTATAAAGATATGTGTTTTTCCCGACTTGATGAGTATTTCGGGATTAATTTTGTACAAGAACATATTTTGATAGTTCCTTTGACGAATTAGATACACCGAGACACTTAACAGCTAACAGTAGTAATGCTTGAAACCAATTTTATACCACTCACCAGTCTCGGAGTCAATGTGGTTAAATTTTAAACATCACTTAACTATCGCCATTCGGTTTGAACTCTGTTGGTTTTGACCGTCGGACTTTTCGCAAATAGTAGCCACAGTCGGTAGTTCCTGTGTGCCACTGAGTTTTCTCGGGGTTACTCATGTTTCCCAAACCCAATGCTTCACCTTTATCATCGTCTGTAATGTCCAAAGACACATTATGCAATAATTAGAGActgtaaaatttgcggattcatttcgcgataggatagagtccaaatacttttgacattattttgcttcagtgattgggccacagtttatctgaaggactatgggccaattaaaaatctttaacaaaagaattggcgaatcacgatcattccagtcaacaggtgttacgagacggtaaccaatcagcagatgtaatttgcacaaatgcatagaggatcatggagtctatcatttagggatttgaaatcgcgaatgttACATGTCTCtagcaataatttatttatttatttctgttgttattcgttaatttgattttttgaagCTTCATATATTTCGTCGACCAGTTATTTGGAGCTCATAAAGACACTAGCGAAGTATATCGGGCGTGGGATTTTTAAAGTACATTATCcacaatcaggggcgcaacaactaaatttccaaagggggggggcaatatatgtttttataaagaatcatcaatccctcCTATTGAtgcgggggatccgggggtcctcccccgtgaaaaatttgtatttcaaggtggaaaatggtgctatttaagcagttttatcatctaaaaattgattacacagcactttctttgcccccgtttgcccccacttcaaggtttcagaagggggggcgcaaaatacccttgccaccccccccccccctgttgttgcgcccctgcccacAATCTCCTAGCGTGACTTCGGGACTCATTTAGTGAACAGGTACCTGTCCCCGTGCTTCTCCGCAGAGTCCAGTAGCGCGTCCCAGTAGACCTGGACGTGCTCCCTGAGGTGAGCGACCGCCTGCGCGCGCAGCTCAGCGGCGCGCTCCTGCAGGCACGGGGACTCGAAGTCGAGGCCGTGAAGCTGGTGCGCCAGCGCCAGGAAGAGCGAGTCGCCGCCCGGCGGCACGCGCCTCACCAGCAGCCGCTCTCCCTTCACGCGCACCGAGTACTCGTCCAGCCCTTGGTCCTCGACGCGGCTGTACTCGAGGGACGCGTCCGCGCTGGCCCGGCCGGGCTCGAGCGTCGAGTCCTCGCCCGGGTCGTCGCTCATGACGCACGTGGAGTTGCGAGGCGACCCGGCGCAGAAGGGCAGGTCCGGGAGCTCCTCGCCCTCCAGCCACTGCCGGCATTCCACCAGACACTGCTTCAACTGCCGTCGTGACATTTGGGATCGATACATGCACATCGATGGCTCAGTAGATATGAGGAGCCCCGATGAGATCAAGCACGGTAGGGCAAGTCCATGCACTCCCAGTCCTCCAGCCACTGCCTGCATTCCATGAGACACTGCTTCAACTGCCGCAGTGACATTTGGGATCGATACATGCACATCGATGGCTCAGTGTATATGAGGAGCTCTGATGAGATCCAGCACGGTAGGGCAAGTCCATGCACTCCTAGTCCTCCAGCCTTTGCCAGCATTCCACGAGACACTGCTTCAACTGCAGTCGTGACATTTGGGTTCTATACATGCATATCGATGGCTCAGTGGATATGAGGAGCCCTGATTATATCAAGCATGGTAGGGCAAGTCCATGCACTCCCAGTCCTCCAGCCACTGCCAGCATTCCATGAGACACTAATTCAACTGTCGTCGTGACATTTAGGATCGATACATGCATATCGATGGCTCAGTGGATATGAGGAGATCCAGCATGGTAGGGCATGTCCATGCACTCCTAGCCCTCCAGACTCTGCCAGAATTTCACGACACACTCCTTTAACTGCGGGCAACAGCATATACAATTTGAAATGCCTCTATAAGCATTATGCCCAAAAGCCATGGCTTACCATTAAGAGCAAAATGTTGAAGATGAAAGGGAGGACAGGGTGCACTTTGGTGCGATCGAGTGCAACCAGACCTTAATCGTCTGCAAATTCCTTGGGGTGTGGTACTTAAAGTCAGGGGAATACTCGAGCCATACCATGGTGATCCACGCATTTTGACAGTAGATTCCAGTAGTTATCACTAGCCGAAGCAAACATTCCAAACCTGCATGTGCAATAAAACAGTAATAAAAGTGCGGGCTGATCCTTGAAGAGAACGGAACCCCACAGGGTTTTTCTCTCTCGGCTCAGGATCGAATTGATGTGACTGgcacttggtagtggtgctcttATCGCTTGAAGCGTGCTAGGAGGGATTCCCACTCCAAAGAACAGAGGACATGATAAGCAGTGACACAGATCAgatactagcctggacagctagaaGAGGCTGAGATAGGCCTCCATTCGATCAGGTGTTAGCTCGCTGACTGAGGAGTCCCAGCATGAGGTGATTGACCAGGGCAGGCGCCAGAAGAAATGCAGTTATGGGACTTTAGACTCCAATAAACTATTTGGTTAGAATAGTGGGCTTGGGGATTTCGGGTTGGGTCGATGCTGTTATGGGTTTCCTCTGCCTATCGCCATAGCCAGATCTCTAAACACCTTCCGATCGAGATGAATAGGCATGTCCATTTCCTCCGTCTGTAATGTCCCCAGGGTGAAAAGTGTGTAGTGCCTAAGAGTACTGGAGCAAACAAACAAAACCTCAGCATATATGGGTCGTTGTGACGATATTTTGGATACATTCTTTAATATCGATGGCTGAGCAGAAACGAAGTCCTGGTGCGACCTAGCGCAAGAGAGCAGGTCCAGGCAATCCGTCCCGAACAAAGCTTGCTTACTCCCCTATATTTCTTTCCCAGCTGTAAGTAATACAATCTGCATTTTTGATAgataaacatttatgaaattaagttttgtattacgtttattaaaaatgttcCTCATTGACTAAAATTTGTGaaagaaatttcatcaaaaaatgcAGTACATGAATTCTTCCGAGTGCCTTGCCGAAAATAGCGCCAACAAAAACATTAACATAATCACTTAATTACCTTTAGTTTGCTCGCTTTTTTTCAGAGGTGAATTTGTGTGAGACGTGTTGATAAGGCTCGCTGGTGCTTCGAGCGTGGTagcgcctctaagctcaaggctgtgtactggcacgcagtcttctcgtcgtaagGCATGAGCAGTCATCATAACATTATGGCGGggatgaaaataaaggtgtaatgcaagtaccttgaatgctttaaagaatctgtacagagtgtttcatgaatttccacTCTCCTAAAATACTTTTTAGAACCCCCTCAGCGTATCATTTAATGCTTTTCGTCAAAATGCACCACTTGAATATCTTCAGCAGATTTTAAATCTTGTGTGTTTTTTCTTAAAGCTCTGAACACCATATGTTGCCCAGGAAGTCGgacccttgggatattcacaaaatatatggtctcaaatactgaaatttagtattttcgtacaaatttcgattgaaagaagagtttagcacattaacgaaagtatttgaAGTTAACATtgatattccctacaaagaaataagaagtaaaattcgGGCTTGGAAGGGActgtcgccccctgcgcccttcctctggagccgcgcttggcacGAGCAGTCGGAGGACGCACCTGGTGTTCTTGCAGGCGCGACGACTCCCGGTGAGAGCCGACACACGAGGGCAGCTCCACGCACTCCTCGTCCTCCAGCCACTGCAGGCAGAGCGCGAGAAGCTACTGTAGTCGTCACTGCAGGCGACTACTTCCAAGCCTAGCGCACACGGCGCATATCTacatcagctgatattggcttATTTGCCGTAAATTATTTTCACGATTCATTCAATGTGGTTGCAaagttgtgttgtccataatacctgtttaggttcatcgttgggtccatctgttcgacatcagctgatttagacttgtACTCTgtgggtttttaattttttttatattttgcattccttaattttttccataacaaacagtgcaaaactgcaatgttgTATGTTTTTAGTGTATTTTCGTATCTATTTTTGTTAGTTATTAAGGTTACTTATGACATTCGATGTAACGAGCAATGACgtatatccaaaaacaaaaattaaaccacTTGGAGACTAGTTCATCTTTAACCTAGCACACtacaagataatatttttgtttggatGGTTTGTCACGGTAATCTTGGATCAAGCGCTCTTTGCTACCTGAGACCCGTCCTGGGAGAAGTTGGCCGGCCTGAATGCACTCGCCCGCACGGCGGAGTAGTGACCGCCGTCTTCATCAGGTTGGCGGCGCTGCGAGCAGTAATCGTCGTCAGGTTGGACGTCCTGCGGGACGGTGGCCCACTTGTACACCAGGTAGACCACGGCGGCGACCACGCCGACGGCGGCGGCTGACGTCAGCACCAGTGGCTTCCATTTCCTCTCGGCGACCTCCTGCTCGCACAGCAAGTGGTCCCTGTCAGTGAACGGAACCATCTCTGTAGTCGGAGGGAGGCCACGTCTGCATGGATTACATTGTAACATTGTAACCTTGTGAAGAAGCAGTTTTTCTTATCAGCctgttggttagacgcccaaaacattggttaAACTGCAGTTTTACctttgtggaaacagttttaaatgtctgtattttatggaagtggCAGTGTTCAACGACGGAGATTCCAATTAAAAagtactaaccatcatcagatgtggtcaagcaccatttccgaaGTGTTTTGGGCGTTACAATATGGCGATGTATGGGTATAAGAGTTACTCAAACTACGTCTCAGCATGCCATTCCTAACTCCTTGGTTATAGTCACGCAATACGTGTCGTAagaaagacccccccccccccccccctcaaaccagAAACTATTAAAATGCCCCGAATTTAACTTTTCGTATGTTTATCAACAAAATTATCCTTATTCTTATTCTTGCAGGTAATAAtccgttaaataaattaaatttgctttTGTTCCCtggtatttatgtaaaaatttggtACATTGTGATAATTATAGTTCAATATGGCATACCTCTCAAACAACCAACTAGGTGAGTCTTGTGTTTCTCTTTTAGATAAAGGCACGAACTTCGCACTCGTACCAAAGTGAAGATATTGTTTGTGAAGTAGAATATGCCACCAATCGCCTGCCTCCAACCACAGCAGACGAGATATGCTCGGATACAATAAGCTCTTTTCGCAAGGTCAAGCTTACCCACAAAACATCGGCAGGGAAGTAAGAAAGGCCATGAAAGAACTCCACGGTGAAAGATATTTTGGGATTCTGAAGGAAGGCCAAGGAAATGAGATAGTAGTCATGAATACCTCATACTATGAAACCAAGATGCACTAATTTCTCGCCAAACCCACGTATTCAACAGTCAAGAAAAATCCATTAAAACAAATTGATCCAGAAACAAAGAAATTGGTCGCCAAGTCGGCATTAGAGGaagaaacaaagaaaattaaTCGTAAAAGATACCAGAACCCCGACATTATAAGGACTTCGAGAGGTACACAAGGACATACCCTTTTGCCCCATAGTTAGTGCAACTGGCTATCCTACCAATACACTAGCCAGATACTTCAGTAGAATAATCCAGCCTCTCATTTAGGAAATCCGCATATGTATTTCATTACGATTCTTAAGCAACTTTCCATTCAACCTAAATCTCCTGGTCAGCATAGATGTGTTGTCGATCTTCACCAAAGTTACTGTCCCAGAAGCCATTAAAATTCTCCGCACACACCTGGAAGAAGACAACCTGAACAAAGATATTTTTAAGCTCATAGAACACTGTGTTTATTGCACATTTTCCTCGTTCAAGGGGCAGATGTATTAGCCACCATGGTCTCATCTCTCTTCCCCCATCTTAGCCTACTTCTCCATGGCCGATTTAgagaataaaacaataaataccaGCAGTTCAAACACAAAGTGCTAGTACCATAATGTAGATGATACCTTTGTGACATGGAGCCATGGAAAATAATAACATCTGAACAGCATCCATTCGAACATACTACTCATCATAAAGGTGGAAGTAGATGGAAAACTGCATTTTTCTGGATGTCTTAGTCACAAGGGTAGAGGATAATTGCATAGGCCACGGTGTTTACAGAAGCCAACTAACGCAGATAGGTTTCTACGGCAAAGCCGGCGCAACCAGTGCTGCCACCCTAGGCAAAAGTCACATCTGCGACCTCTCCCATAACTAAGGTGACCACCTTTGCGAATTCAGATTACCGGACACTGTAGATAGAAAAAAATTCACACTCTCTCAAACAAATTCATAGCTCCAATTTCGATAAAAAATGCTACATGAAGTATCAATTACAAAACATTTGACTATAATACATTGTGTAGCTGAAGACTATGAAAATATTAGATTCAAACttaatcaattaataaaaaaacattttaacttcaaaataagtGTTCTAATATACTGTTATCATCAATGTACCCATTAATTAGACTTACTACactattaatgtactttttaatgaCATGTAAATAAGAATTGATTTTTTATACCATATCACATTGGATTCAGTCACATTAGTTATGAAGGGAGAAGCTAGAaggcaggggcggatccagggccgggcgacccgggcaatcgcccagggccccgcgcctagtgGGGCCCCGCGTCTGCCCTCACCCTAGCACCTGTCATGTAAGGTGTACACCCCTAATGTCTATTAGAAACTCTTTTATATGCATTACCCGCAACATGCAGGGGACGAGTGTCAGATAATCGGGTTAGCAATATGTGGTTCACATTACCTGACACTTGCCAGCCGGCGATGGTGATTAGTGTTTGCTTCAGGTTACAGATATCACAGATACTGCGACAACAAGGCTTTGCTCTGAGTGTCGTTTTCCTCTGATATATCTCTGGGGAAGggcgaaaagtacacacagttgtactttttttgttttatgtttatattaccattattattattattatattatcaaaGGAATTGAAAGTATAGGTCGCTATGTATATCTACCCTAAACTTCCTCTCAACCTTCTCAATTTACGTGACTGTAGTCAGCGGCTGATAATTAGCCTTCCCTTCCCTTTTACGATATTCAAAAGTGGAGGGTGTGTGAACGTACGCGTTACAGACCGAGTATTGTTATTTCAGTGTCACCACATCAGTGGAAATATTAAGTCATGTATCGTGCAGTGCACATTTTGAATCTCTATTCGTTCGtcctgttattttgttgtaactactttcaatgatatttattaatagggctagttatttttaattagacagtttcaTAATCAAGGCTGAAATTTTTATTGGTTAGTTTCAGTCAGATTAATTTACAATGACCTCTCGTGATCGTGACTTTGGTAGAAAATATGATTCTGGCAGTTCCaaacggaaaaaaattgaaaacaaaattaagtttaattttctaattttccgggaGAGTGACCGCAAATCCCCCTTTCCCTAGTGGTATTCCATACTCCAGTCTgataagacccccccccccccctcccaccgagATACAAGGGCCTCGCTGAAATAAACTGTCCAGGGCCCCGCAGAGTCTAGGTCCGCCACTGCTagaaggtaaaaataaaataaaaaaattagtttatctttTATCTAGGACTTGACTTTAACTTTAAGTTAGGTTCAGTGTTGTAATTTATTGGGGGAAAAAACATTGTTAAATACTAAAAAGAGTAATATTAGCATTCTTGCTTGGTAATATACTGACACCAAGAAGATATCATATAGGATCAGCACATTTATATTTTATCCTCTCCTTTTTTACCGCTCCAATATGTTGCCGCCCTAGGCGGTCACCTGAATCACCTAGTGTGTTCTATGGCCCTGATATACATTCGATATACAATATCAGATTATAACAGTTATTACCACTTTGGTCATCATAGCCATATCCTTCCCCGATGAAGTCAAACGTGGGGAAGATATGAAATATCTATTAACTGCTCTTTAAGCAAGTGGTTACTCAAAATCCAAACTAAGAAAAGAAATGAAAACACCGCAATAACAAAGGAAATAGCGTCTTTCAAACAGAGACCTTCATTCCTTACTTCAAAGGAATTTCAGACCATGTTGCCAGAATTCTCAGCACATAATATACAAAATCCTCAAAACTATAAACCAGATTGAGGTATCCCTGTTATCACTGAAAGATAAAAACTGCAGCTAAACGTCTATCCGGTGTGCACAGGATGTCATGATCATGTGGCAAAGTTTACACAGGACCAACTGGCAGACATATTATCCCAAgggttaaagaacatatcagTGACAATAAACAGGAAAACCTCCGATCAGATGGAGCATAATACTGAATGGAAACCAGCCACAGTATTGAATTCGACCAATTAAACTCCATAGCTAACAACCCACAGTACAAggaaagatacattcgagaatcagtagaaatattaacaCCCATCAAACATAAAATAGAGATGATGGGTACAATTCAAGCAGATAATGGGAACCACTCTTCAGAAATTCTCAAAACCTAGTTCTGCATCCAACAAAAGTCATCTCGtctctggttggccaaacagccctGCCAAACAAAAGAGAAGGGGCCACTGATTGGCTAGCAGCTTCAGCCAATCACAGATACCCATCTCCGATTGGCTAAACCAACCGACCAGCCAGAAGTATTAAAGGCTCTGGTTTTCCCACAGCTACAGCCAATCAAGAAAAACTCCTCTCTCGAGCGAGAACATTTAAGAGGAGAACTTCCAAGAAccccagtaggtaactgctaccctgatgatggcgactgcaacgtcaatCGAAACGTCGGTGGAGTATTTGCCCTCGACTCGGCTACAACTTAGATTCCAAGCAACGTCGGGCAATGGCAGCAAAAAATGCTAACTTCATTACACTTGGTATATTTATGTGCTTGTCGAGTACATTGGGAAACAAATTGGTTAGTTATCACTAGAGAcgtgaaaaattcgcgagttcaatgaccttcaggaaagactccacgatcctctgcctacttgggcaaacggcgcctgttcattgggtgctgaattttaaGGCGTCTCAAgtaggtaacttgtgattggataggtacttctttgattgatggtgtctgattggccgagagtcctacatattaacagtaaaccaatagcagaagcagcacaacggtgaaattatttgtattttagcatatcacgaaatgaatccgtgaatttttccggtctctagttatcacatAGTTGTGGTGGATTATCTCAACTATGTTACACTATCTGCTCATGTTTCCAATAGGGCAGATTACCGTAgtttaacaataatttaaaaatatatttaatgtggCAAAAATACCTTCGTTGCttgatttgcgaaaatatttccaggagGGACATGGAACTTTCATTTACCCAGTCAGTCGTCCTCCAAGGAAGCTGGAGGACTGGGTCTCCAATGCAGGCTGGCTTTTGTCTTTGTTATCTCTATGGGACATTAAAATTTACATCAATTCAACTGTTCCACGAAGTTTTTAGTTGTAATCTTTTACTCTAGTTGttccgtaataaaaaaaaatgttactgtcCTTCTGTCATTGGTTACTCAACAACTATGTGAATTAACCCTCCACTAACTcttaatttatagaaataaaaatgacatataaataaaaatttaaaaaagattgCTTTGAAATAAAATTCAGAGAGGAATAAAACAATGATGCGACTGTACTGACTAAATCATATCACTTAAGTTTTTGCCTtccacaacatttatttaaaaaccacataaTCCTGAGACaacataattattcaatgttaagaTAATGTTTAAAGATTTGTTTCCCCCTTTGCAACTATGAAA
This genomic stretch from Bacillus rossius redtenbacheri isolate Brsri chromosome 16, Brsri_v3, whole genome shotgun sequence harbors:
- the LOC134539927 gene encoding uncharacterized protein LOC134539927 isoform X1 translates to MSLLEIFSQIKQRRDHLLCEQEVAERKWKPLVLTSAAAVGVVAAVVYLVYKWATVPQDVQPDDDYCSQRRQPDEDGGHYSAVRASAFRPANFSQDGSQWLEDEECVELPSCVGSHRESSRLQEHQWLEGEELPDLPFCAGSPRNSTCVMSDDPGEDSTLEPGRASADASLEYSRVEDQGLDEYSVRVKGERLLVRRVPPGGDSLFLALAHQLHGLDFESPCLQERAAELRAQAVAHLREHVQVYWDALLDSAEKHGDRYADEQQDEEAVVGRYLRDLATPGFPAGPECLAALAELLAAEVAVYVRRAGRHLVRSVDQPAARRLVLRQRPQLLESGSLVGHFDSVIEVAPACK
- the LOC134539927 gene encoding uncharacterized protein LOC134539927 isoform X2 encodes the protein MDHLLCEQEVAERKWKPLVLTSAAAVGVVAAVVYLVYKWATVPQDVQPDDDYCSQRRQPDEDGGHYSAVRASAFRPANFSQDGSQWLEDEECVELPSCVGSHRESSRLQEHQWLEGEELPDLPFCAGSPRNSTCVMSDDPGEDSTLEPGRASADASLEYSRVEDQGLDEYSVRVKGERLLVRRVPPGGDSLFLALAHQLHGLDFESPCLQERAAELRAQAVAHLREHVQVYWDALLDSAEKHGDRYADEQQDEEAVVGRYLRDLATPGFPAGPECLAALAELLAAEVAVYVRRAGRHLVRSVDQPAARRLVLRQRPQLLESGSLVGHFDSVIEVAPACK